A single genomic interval of Carassius auratus strain Wakin chromosome 30, ASM336829v1, whole genome shotgun sequence harbors:
- the LOC113049968 gene encoding uncharacterized protein LOC113049968 produces MYEKMANVKAAGANVSAPPRKKNTLESSDDETDIEMKRQYEKAKRQKKVAKERILTQLKDTLRKPLHSTPCRTNPLHSEEEVESETVDTNVDLFNYPGNSQPTKQKKVANERVLTQLKHTLRKPLHSDPRRTNPLHSEEEVQAETVDTNVDLFDYPENFQPTDTLDAAEASGESVEQPLFVSGEVLKALKEIPTLVQCVKELISSMNRGIDTASTSSGSSSSAQEMISLGHMLSKSTKPALGD; encoded by the exons ATGTATGAGAAGATGGCGAACGTCAAGGCAGCAGGAGCTAACGTTAGCGCTCCACCAAGA aaaaaaaacactttagaaagttcTGATGACGAAACAGACATTGAGATGAAGCGACAATATGAAAAAGCAAAA agacaaaaaaaagttgcaaaagaGAGGATCCTCACTCAGTTGAAGGATACACTGAGGAAaccactccactccactccatGCAGAACCAATCCATTACATAGTGAGGAGGAAGTTGAATCCGAAACGGTGGACACAAACGTGGATCTGTTCAATTACCCAGGGAATTCTCAACCAACC aaacaaaaaaaggttgcaaATGAGAGGGTCCTCACTCAGCTGAAGCATACACTGAGGAAACCACTCCACTCTGATCCACGCAGAACCAATCCGTTACATAGTGAGGAGGAAGTTCAAGCCGAAACCGTGGACACAAATGTGGATTTGTTCGATTACCCAGAGAATTTTCAACCAACC gaTACCTTAGATGCTGCTGAGGCAAGCGGAGAGAGCGTGGAACAGCCATTATTTGTCAGTGGTGAAGTGTTGAAAGCTTTGAAAG aaattCCCACCTTAGTGCAGTGTGTAAAGGAACTAATATCCTCAATGAACAGAGGGATCGATACAGCAAGCACAAGCTCAGGGTCCTCCAGCTCAGCCCAAGAGATG aTTTCTCTGGGGCACATGCTGTCCAAGTCAACAAAACCTGCTTTAGGAGATTGA